Genomic window (Alnus glutinosa chromosome 9, dhAlnGlut1.1, whole genome shotgun sequence):
GTCCGGTCAGGAGGGTTTTCAGTACCGGAGATTTGCAGGTGAGCTCTGTGAAATTACTGAAATGCCCACTTTCTTTTCACGTTAGGACCTTTCGATCAATGCGTGTTTAGCCACATGCAAAAGATTGTGTAGTTaaactttcttttcctttttgtttttgggtataTATGTTAATTGTGATtaagctttttgtttttttatgtggGTACAGAGAATTCATATGGTGCAACACAGTCATCGATCAGACAGTCCGTTGTCGAATGAGAACAGTATCATCATCGAAAGCATGAGCAAGGCATGCCGATATAGTCctgaagagaaaaaggagaGGATTGAGAGATATAGAAGCAAGAGAAACCAAAGAAATTTCAACAAGAAGATCAAGGTTCTATATATTATGATGTTTATTTGTTATTAGgttaacaaacaaacaaaaaaaattgctttctaATCAAACACCTGTCTAGCATATGCATTAACCATggtcaaaataaatttaaaaaataaaaataaaaaacaattgtttGTAACAAGTGGAATGAGATAGTCATATTCCTTTCCTTTCAAGTTTTTCAATACAGGGTCCTCGTTTAATTATGCATTAAATCTAGGCCCGTTTAAGATATTAGATtacatttgaaattattcaaattatttgtAGCACATTGTAGTTCTACTGGACTCTTTTTAATGGCAGAAATAAGTGTCTAACACCGCACTATCCGTAAATGTTACGggttcattttctctttttctttcccttttctctttagttctttcattttttttacaaaattctgCATAATGTCTTGTCTAAGTAAGAATTTtgattatcatatatatatggacttTTCACTCGAATATGGTATTTAAAGTTCAAATGAAAAGACTTTACCACTGCTCAATTCCACTGCTTTAATGCTTTTAGGATCGTTATAACTAGTGGCTAGCTATTACAAGCATGACTGTAACAACAGGCTCCTTTGAAACACAGTATGCCTGTAGGAAAACACTGGCGGACAGCAGGCCACGCATCAGAGGACGGTTTGCAAGGAACGATGAAATTGATCAGAAGAGTTCCCAAGTTCGTGGGGAGGAGGATGAGGAGGAAGACGATGATTGGATCAACTTTATTGCCACATTCTCAGCAAATATGGCTCCTTAATCGTGACAGCTCCTATATGTTGGACAATTAATTATGGTCGCTTTATCCTTGTTACTGTGATTTATTCTAAGTATGCTTCAAAGTAGGCGATCATGTACATATAGTTTGATTGCATTATTGTTCTTCAATATGTATTTTCAAGGCTTAATgatcaaaagcttaagctttttcACTGCCTGAAATATTTACAAATCAGGCAGCTTTGAATATATCTTCGACTGACTGTACGTAGTAGCCATTCATCTAAATGCAAGGTTTTAGAGGGTCTTGTTTGCAATTCAAACGGGCTTTTGTTTTAGTGCATAAAGATAAACAAACTGATAAGTTCAAAAGGATAAAGATAAAGACGTTACCGTTGACGTAGTAACAGAAAATAAGCGGAAAGGTAATGATGGTGGCCGGTGGCGGCGCCAACATCTTACTTTACAGGGCCAAGCTAAGATCAAattaatatattcaatttttttttcttcttttttgcataTAATGTATTATTCTATATACAAtaccaacaaaaaattaatgaacTGGACGATATATAAATGATTCAGTTCATATGTATACAGTTTTTAATACAAGTTGTTTT
Coding sequences:
- the LOC133878618 gene encoding zinc finger protein CONSTANS-LIKE 9 isoform X2 encodes the protein MYGNTNTIFSRAADFLGRSTSPDPTLPLILPSAPFLPPNLLFPDQLGAAEFESVPALNSEVGNSSSCSGCSSYGSPTSLASHCTQSLSQRPAFIQRSVSSHSLMKNGFRQLFSSAPGFVDSDDGPVRRVFSTGDLQRIHMVQHSHRSDSPLSNENSIIIESMSKACRYSPEEKKERIERYRSKRNQRNFNKKIKYACRKTLADSRPRIRGRFARNDEIDQKSSQVRGEEDEEEDDDWINFIATFSANMAP
- the LOC133878618 gene encoding uncharacterized protein LOC133878618 isoform X1 codes for the protein MYGNTNTIFSRAADFLGRSTSPDPTLPLILPSAPFLPPNLLFPDQLGAAEFESVPALNSEVGNSSSCSGCSSYGSPTSLASHCTQSLSQRPAFIQRSVSSHSLMKNGFRQLFSSAPGFVDSDDGPVRRVFSTGDLQVSSVKLLKCPLSFHRIHMVQHSHRSDSPLSNENSIIIESMSKACRYSPEEKKERIERYRSKRNQRNFNKKIKYACRKTLADSRPRIRGRFARNDEIDQKSSQVRGEEDEEEDDDWINFIATFSANMAP